The following proteins are co-located in the Streptomyces bottropensis ATCC 25435 genome:
- a CDS encoding DUF3017 domain-containing protein → MAKTAGTTGVAGTTEAADEIEVRDHISVPDAEGNPVRGTRRFPMFTRDTARPEGGGRAAPREAPAPVRQWPILAVLSTVGLGLLLTALDAFRVGTILIGAAMLGGAVLRWAVRDVGMLAVRSRFTDMATYIFLGTAIVLLALMAQPKPLLEIPFLKDTLHFTVGDEAG, encoded by the coding sequence ATGGCGAAGACCGCCGGGACGACCGGGGTGGCCGGTACGACCGAGGCCGCGGACGAGATCGAGGTCCGTGATCACATCAGCGTGCCCGATGCCGAAGGGAACCCCGTTCGCGGCACCCGGCGGTTCCCGATGTTCACCAGGGACACCGCGCGGCCCGAGGGCGGTGGCCGGGCGGCGCCGCGTGAGGCGCCCGCGCCCGTCCGCCAGTGGCCGATCCTCGCCGTCCTGTCCACCGTGGGGCTCGGGCTGCTGCTCACCGCGCTGGACGCGTTCCGGGTCGGCACGATCCTGATCGGGGCCGCGATGCTCGGCGGCGCGGTGCTGCGCTGGGCCGTCCGGGATGTCGGCATGCTCGCCGTCCGCTCCCGCTTCACGGACATGGCCACGTACATCTTCCTGGGCACCGCCATCGTGCTCCTCGCGCTGATGGCCCAGCCGAAGCCGCTGCTGGAGATCCCGTTCCTCAAGGACACCCTGCACTTCACGGTGGGCGACGAGGCCGGCTGA
- a CDS encoding decaprenylphospho-beta-D-erythro-pentofuranosid-2-ulose 2-reductase — MKDAFGTPQSLLILGGTSDIALATARRLIARRTRTVWLAGRPSQDLENAAVHLRGLGAQTHTVTFDALDPASHEAILGKIFAEGDIDMVLLAFGVLGDQANDERDPVAAARVAQTNYTGAVSSALICGRALQAQGHGSLVVLSSVAAERARRSNFIYGSSKAGLDTFTQGLGDALHGTGAHVMLVRPGFVRTSMTAGRPESPLATTPEAVATAIELGLRRRSETVWVPGSLRLVMAALRHMPRALFRRLPL; from the coding sequence TTGAAGGACGCCTTCGGCACCCCCCAGTCCCTGCTGATCCTCGGCGGCACGTCGGACATCGCGCTGGCCACGGCACGCCGGCTGATCGCCCGCCGCACCCGCACGGTGTGGCTGGCGGGACGCCCCTCGCAGGACCTGGAGAACGCCGCCGTCCACCTGCGCGGACTCGGCGCGCAGACGCACACCGTCACCTTCGACGCGCTCGACCCCGCGTCCCACGAGGCGATCCTCGGCAAGATCTTCGCCGAGGGCGACATCGACATGGTCCTGCTCGCCTTCGGCGTGCTCGGCGACCAGGCCAACGACGAGCGCGACCCGGTGGCCGCCGCCCGCGTCGCCCAGACCAACTACACGGGCGCCGTCTCGTCCGCGCTGATCTGCGGGCGGGCCCTCCAGGCGCAGGGTCACGGCTCCCTGGTGGTCCTGTCCTCCGTCGCCGCCGAGCGCGCCCGCCGCTCCAACTTCATCTACGGCTCCAGCAAGGCCGGCCTCGACACCTTCACCCAGGGGCTCGGCGACGCCCTCCACGGCACGGGCGCCCACGTCATGCTCGTCCGCCCCGGCTTCGTCCGCACGAGCATGACGGCGGGCCGCCCGGAGTCCCCCCTCGCGACGACCCCGGAGGCGGTCGCCACCGCCATCGAACTGGGTCTGCGGCGGCGCTCGGAGACGGTGTGGGTGCCCGGTTCGCTGCGCCTGGTGATGGCGGCCCTGAGGCACATGCCGAGGGCGCTGTTCCGCCGCCTGCCGCTCTAG
- a CDS encoding helix-turn-helix domain-containing protein, translating into MPDELDPQVKEFAGQLRRLVDRGGLSIAAVADRTGYSKTSWERYLNGRLLAPKGAIVALAEVTGTDPVHLATMWELAERAWSRSEMRHDMTMEAIRISQARAALGETGGQSTVKGGRNGRGGRSATVTPGVAGPAGVAPSVPLQPRSSADDSASRPPYGARAASGGSPRTSWGVTPSSAASRPSTSSPSGLVGGWSSSASSASASASGSSSVSSASSSRGPAGAPVADGAQVSGGGSVPSGVFGPPPGGGARSDDGDSRPKRRVPMFLAGAVGGLVVIAAAFFFLTDGDGKDQADGKPPTSRSTSTGTNPDLPAGVKCSGKDCDGKDPETMGCIGNLVRTADEATIGTTRVEVRYSKTCQAAWARITGAAQGDEVRVTAGGTKQTAAIEEAGDNIAYTLMISVKDAGDAAACATLASGQKGCTG; encoded by the coding sequence TTGCCCGATGAACTCGATCCACAGGTCAAGGAGTTCGCGGGTCAGCTGCGCCGGCTCGTCGACCGCGGTGGACTGAGCATCGCGGCGGTGGCCGACCGCACGGGCTACAGCAAGACGTCCTGGGAGCGGTATCTCAACGGCAGACTGCTCGCGCCGAAGGGCGCGATCGTGGCGTTGGCCGAGGTGACCGGCACCGATCCCGTCCACCTGGCCACCATGTGGGAGCTGGCCGAGCGGGCCTGGAGCCGTTCGGAGATGCGCCACGACATGACCATGGAGGCGATCCGTATCTCCCAGGCGCGCGCCGCCCTGGGAGAGACGGGCGGGCAGTCCACCGTCAAGGGTGGCAGGAACGGCAGGGGAGGCCGGAGCGCGACCGTGACACCGGGTGTGGCGGGCCCGGCCGGCGTCGCCCCGTCGGTGCCGCTGCAGCCGCGCTCCTCGGCCGACGACAGCGCCTCGCGCCCGCCGTACGGGGCGAGGGCCGCCTCCGGTGGCTCGCCGCGCACCAGCTGGGGTGTCACGCCGTCGTCGGCCGCGTCCCGGCCCTCGACGTCATCACCGTCGGGGCTGGTCGGGGGGTGGTCCTCGTCGGCTTCCTCCGCCTCCGCCTCTGCCTCGGGCTCGTCCTCGGTGTCGTCGGCGTCCTCATCCCGGGGTCCGGCCGGGGCGCCGGTTGCCGATGGCGCCCAGGTCTCCGGTGGTGGCTCGGTGCCGTCGGGCGTGTTCGGCCCGCCGCCGGGCGGTGGGGCCCGGTCCGACGACGGCGATTCCCGGCCGAAGCGGCGCGTACCGATGTTCCTCGCGGGAGCCGTCGGGGGGCTCGTCGTGATCGCGGCGGCCTTCTTCTTCCTCACCGACGGTGACGGGAAGGACCAGGCGGACGGCAAGCCGCCCACCTCCCGGTCGACCTCGACCGGCACGAACCCCGACCTCCCGGCCGGAGTGAAGTGCAGCGGCAAGGACTGCGACGGCAAGGACCCGGAGACCATGGGGTGCATCGGCAACCTCGTGCGCACCGCCGACGAGGCCACGATCGGCACGACACGGGTCGAGGTCCGCTACAGCAAGACCTGCCAGGCCGCCTGGGCCCGCATCACCGGCGCCGCCCAGGGCGACGAGGTCCGGGTCACGGCAGGCGGGACCAAGCAGACCGCCGCCATCGAAGAGGCCGGCGACAACATCGCCTACACCCTGATGATCAGCGTGAAGGACGCGGGCGATGCCGCGGCCTGCGCGACGCTGGCATCGGGCCAGAAGGGATGCACGGGGTAG
- a CDS encoding glutathionylspermidine synthase family protein, which translates to MERRTIEPRPGWQETVEEQGLIYPLTRYPDGSLRPYWDESAYYVFSLPEVEALEEVVEELHTMCLAAAAHIVEHDRFAELGITDPRLAGLVAEAWRRRAELPSVYGRFDLRHDGTGPAKLLEYNADTPTSLVEAAGPQWFWMEERFPGADQWNSLHERLVAAWKKQSSLLPPGSPLYFAHSAGDELGEDLMTVAYLKETAEQAGLDTDWISMEDIGWDRLADRFVDKKLRFIRSIFKLYPWEWLTTDRFAPHVLATLDNGGGTGTTMWIEPAWKMLLSNKALLAVLWELYPGHPNLLPAYLDGPRELATTTGYVAKPLLGREGAGVTVHEAGTASALSTEACCYQELAPLPAFDGNHVVLGAWVVEDESAGLGIRESSGLVTDEYARFLPHVIL; encoded by the coding sequence ATGGAACGCCGCACCATCGAACCCCGGCCGGGCTGGCAGGAGACCGTCGAGGAACAGGGGCTCATCTACCCGCTGACCCGCTACCCCGACGGCTCCCTGCGCCCGTACTGGGACGAGAGCGCGTACTACGTCTTCTCGCTCCCCGAGGTCGAGGCGCTGGAGGAGGTCGTCGAGGAACTGCACACCATGTGCCTGGCGGCCGCCGCGCACATCGTCGAGCACGACCGCTTCGCCGAGCTCGGCATCACCGATCCACGCCTCGCCGGCCTCGTCGCCGAGGCGTGGCGCCGACGGGCCGAACTGCCGTCCGTCTACGGCCGCTTCGACCTCCGCCACGACGGGACCGGTCCCGCCAAACTGCTGGAGTACAACGCCGACACCCCCACCTCGCTCGTCGAGGCGGCCGGCCCCCAGTGGTTCTGGATGGAGGAACGCTTCCCGGGCGCCGACCAGTGGAACTCCCTCCACGAACGCCTCGTCGCCGCCTGGAAGAAGCAGTCCTCCCTCCTCCCACCGGGCAGCCCGCTGTACTTCGCGCACTCCGCGGGCGACGAACTGGGCGAGGACCTGATGACGGTCGCCTATCTGAAGGAGACCGCCGAACAGGCCGGCCTGGACACCGACTGGATCTCCATGGAGGACATCGGCTGGGACCGCCTCGCGGACCGTTTCGTCGACAAGAAGCTGCGTTTCATCCGCAGCATCTTCAAGCTCTATCCCTGGGAGTGGCTCACCACCGACCGCTTCGCCCCCCACGTGCTCGCCACCCTCGACAACGGCGGCGGCACCGGGACCACGATGTGGATCGAACCCGCCTGGAAGATGCTCCTCAGCAACAAGGCCCTCCTCGCCGTCCTCTGGGAGCTGTACCCCGGCCACCCGAACCTCCTCCCCGCCTATCTCGACGGCCCCCGCGAACTGGCCACCACCACCGGCTACGTCGCCAAGCCCCTCCTCGGCCGCGAGGGCGCCGGCGTCACCGTCCACGAGGCGGGCACCGCCTCCGCCCTGTCCACAGAGGCTTGCTGCTACCAGGAGTTGGCACCCCTTCCGGCCTTCGACGGCAACCATGTCGTCCTCGGCGCCTGGGTCGTCGAGGACGAGTCGGCGGGCCTCGGCATCCGCGAGTCCTCGGGCCTGGTCACCGACGAGTACGCCCGCTTCCTGCCCCATGTGATCCTCTGA
- the trpS gene encoding tryptophan--tRNA ligase, protein MASDRPRVLSGIQPTAGSFHLGNYLGAVRQWVALQESHDAFYMVVDLHAITIAQDPADLRANTRLAAAQLLAAGLDPERCTLFVQSHVPEHAQLGWVMNCLTGFGEASRMTQFKDKSAKQGADRASVGLFTYPILQVADILLYQANEVPVGEDQRQHIELTRDLAERFNGRFGATFTIPKPYILKETAKIYDLQDPAIKMSKSASTPKGLINLLDDPKATAKKVKSAVTDTDTVIRFDPAEKPGVSNLLSIYSTLTGTGIGELEQKYVGKGYGALKTDLAEAMVEFVTPFRERTQQYLDDPETLDSILAKGAEKARAVAAETLSQAYDKVGFLPAKH, encoded by the coding sequence ATGGCCTCTGACCGACCCCGCGTGCTCTCCGGCATCCAGCCCACCGCCGGCTCGTTCCACCTCGGCAACTACCTCGGCGCCGTCCGCCAGTGGGTGGCCCTGCAGGAGTCCCACGACGCGTTCTACATGGTCGTCGACCTGCACGCGATCACCATCGCGCAGGACCCCGCGGACCTGCGCGCCAACACCAGGCTCGCCGCCGCGCAGCTCCTCGCCGCCGGTCTCGACCCGGAGCGCTGCACTCTCTTCGTCCAGAGCCACGTCCCCGAGCACGCCCAGCTCGGCTGGGTCATGAACTGCCTGACCGGCTTCGGCGAGGCCTCCCGCATGACCCAGTTCAAGGACAAGTCCGCCAAGCAGGGCGCCGACCGCGCGAGCGTCGGCCTCTTCACGTACCCGATCCTCCAGGTCGCGGACATCCTGCTGTACCAGGCGAACGAGGTCCCGGTCGGCGAGGACCAGCGCCAGCACATCGAGCTCACCCGTGACCTCGCCGAGCGCTTCAACGGCCGCTTCGGCGCGACCTTCACGATCCCGAAGCCGTACATCCTGAAGGAGACGGCGAAGATCTACGACCTTCAGGACCCCGCGATCAAGATGAGCAAGTCGGCGTCGACCCCGAAGGGGTTGATCAACCTGCTCGACGATCCGAAGGCCACCGCCAAGAAGGTCAAGAGCGCGGTCACCGACACGGACACGGTGATCCGCTTCGACCCCGCCGAGAAGCCGGGCGTCAGCAACCTGCTCAGCATCTACTCGACCCTGACGGGTACGGGTATCGGGGAACTGGAGCAGAAGTACGTCGGCAAGGGCTACGGTGCGCTCAAGACGGACCTCGCCGAGGCCATGGTCGAGTTCGTGACGCCCTTCCGGGAGCGCACCCAGCAGTATTTGGACGACCCGGAGACGCTCGACTCGATCCTGGCCAAGGGAGCCGAGAAGGCGCGCGCCGTCGCCGCGGAGACGCTCTCCCAGGCGTACGACAAGGTGGGCTTCCTGCCCGCCAAGCACTGA
- a CDS encoding phosphatase PAP2 family protein encodes MDEVDVVDGVRGLDRRLLSVLHARGADPRVAAAARGLSWAGEHGLLWLAGGLAGAAVDRERRGVWRRGAVVTAGAHLASMGVKRVVRRPRPARVVPLVRTAGRHSFPSSHASSAAAAVAVVALGVPAAPLVLAAAAPLAAAMCLSRLVAGVHYPSDVAAGVALGALTARLGARWVVNGRG; translated from the coding sequence ATGGATGAAGTTGACGTCGTCGACGGCGTGCGCGGCCTGGACCGGCGGTTGCTCTCCGTGCTGCACGCCCGGGGCGCGGACCCGCGCGTCGCGGCCGCCGCGCGCGGACTGTCCTGGGCCGGGGAGCACGGCCTGCTGTGGCTCGCGGGCGGACTGGCGGGGGCCGCCGTCGACCGGGAGCGGCGCGGCGTGTGGCGGCGCGGCGCGGTGGTGACCGCCGGGGCGCACCTGGCCAGCATGGGCGTCAAGAGAGTGGTGCGGCGGCCCCGCCCCGCGCGGGTCGTGCCCCTGGTCCGCACCGCCGGGCGGCACTCCTTCCCCAGCTCGCACGCCAGTTCGGCAGCGGCGGCGGTCGCCGTCGTCGCCCTCGGGGTCCCGGCCGCCCCGCTCGTCCTCGCCGCCGCTGCCCCGCTCGCCGCCGCGATGTGCCTCTCGCGACTGGTGGCCGGCGTGCACTACCCGTCGGACGTGGCGGCGGGCGTGGCGCTCGGGGCGCTCACCGCGCGGCTGGGCGCACGCTGGGTGGTGAACGGCCGTGGCTGA
- a CDS encoding malate dehydrogenase, translating into MTRTPVNVTVTGAAGQIGYALLFRIASGQLLGADVPVKLRLLEITPALKAAEGTAMELDDCAFPLLQGIDITDDPNVAFDGANVGLLVGARPRTKGMERGDLLEANGGIFKPQGKAINDNAADDIKVLVVGNPANTNALIAQAAAPDVPAERFTAMTRLDHNRALTQLSKKTGVPVSEIQRLTIWGNHSATQYPDIFHATVAGKNAAEVVGDEKWLAEDFIPTVAKRGAAIIEARGASSAASAANAAIDHIYTWVNGTAEGDWASMGIPSDGSYGVAEGLISSFPVTVKDGKYEIVQGLEINEFSRARIDASVQELAEERDAVRALGLI; encoded by the coding sequence ATGACCCGCACTCCCGTGAACGTCACCGTCACCGGCGCGGCCGGCCAGATCGGTTACGCCCTGCTCTTCCGCATCGCCTCCGGCCAGCTGCTCGGCGCGGACGTGCCGGTCAAGCTCCGCCTGCTGGAGATCACCCCGGCGCTCAAGGCCGCCGAGGGCACCGCCATGGAGCTCGACGACTGCGCCTTCCCGCTCCTCCAGGGCATCGACATCACGGACGACCCCAACGTCGCCTTCGACGGCGCCAACGTCGGTCTGCTCGTGGGTGCCCGCCCCCGTACCAAGGGCATGGAGCGCGGTGACCTCCTGGAGGCCAACGGCGGCATCTTCAAGCCGCAGGGCAAGGCCATCAACGACAACGCCGCGGACGACATCAAGGTCCTCGTCGTCGGCAACCCGGCCAACACCAACGCCCTCATCGCCCAGGCCGCCGCGCCGGACGTCCCGGCCGAGCGCTTCACCGCGATGACCCGCCTGGACCACAACCGCGCGCTGACCCAGCTGTCGAAGAAGACGGGCGTCCCGGTCTCCGAGATCCAGCGGCTCACGATCTGGGGCAACCACTCGGCGACCCAGTACCCGGACATCTTCCACGCCACGGTCGCCGGCAAGAACGCCGCCGAGGTCGTGGGCGACGAGAAGTGGCTCGCCGAGGACTTCATCCCGACCGTCGCCAAGCGCGGCGCCGCCATCATCGAGGCCCGTGGCGCCTCGTCGGCCGCGTCCGCCGCCAACGCCGCCATCGACCACATCTACACCTGGGTCAACGGCACCGCCGAGGGCGACTGGGCCTCCATGGGTATCCCGTCCGACGGTTCCTACGGTGTGGCCGAGGGCCTCATCTCCTCCTTCCCCGTCACCGTCAAGGACGGCAAGTACGAGATCGTCCAGGGCCTGGAGATCAACGAGTTCTCCCGCGCCCGGATCGACGCCTCGGTCCAGGAGCTGGCGGAGGAGCGCGACGCGGTCCGCGCGCTCGGCCTCATCTGA
- a CDS encoding glycine hydroxymethyltransferase — MSAEPLSPESTAFRAALDVIRAVEPRVADAIGQEVSDQREMLKLIASENYASPATLLTMGNWFSDKYAEGTVGRRFYAGCRNVDTVESLAAEHARELFGARHAYVQPHSGIDANLVAFWSVLADRVEAPFLEKAGARQVNDLSEADWAELRQAFGNQRMLGMSLDAGGHLTHGFRPNISGKMFDQRSYGTDPATGLIDYEALRATAQDFKPLIIVAGYSAYPRLVNFRIMREIADEVGATLMVDMAHFAGLVAGKVLTGDFDPVPHAQIVTTTTHKSLRGPRGGMVLCDDSLKDQVDRGCPMVLGGPLPHVMAAKAVALAEARQPAFQDYAQRIVDNSRALAEGLMRRGATLVTGGTDNHLNLIDVATSYGLTGRQAEAALLDSGIVTNRNAIPADPNGAWYTSGIRIGTPALTTRGLGTAEMDEVAGLIDRVLTTTESGTTKSGAPSKAQHILDAKVADEISRRATDLVAGFPLYPEIDLG; from the coding sequence ATGTCAGCCGAGCCCCTCTCCCCCGAGTCCACCGCCTTCCGTGCCGCCCTCGATGTGATCCGCGCCGTCGAGCCGCGCGTGGCCGACGCCATCGGCCAGGAGGTCAGCGACCAGCGCGAGATGCTCAAGCTGATCGCCTCCGAGAACTACGCCTCCCCGGCCACCCTCCTCACCATGGGCAACTGGTTCAGCGACAAGTACGCCGAGGGCACCGTCGGCCGCCGCTTCTACGCCGGCTGCCGCAACGTCGACACCGTCGAGTCCCTCGCCGCCGAGCACGCCCGGGAACTCTTCGGCGCCCGCCACGCCTACGTCCAGCCGCACTCCGGCATCGACGCCAACCTGGTCGCCTTCTGGTCCGTCCTCGCCGACCGTGTCGAGGCCCCCTTCCTGGAGAAGGCCGGCGCCCGCCAGGTCAACGACCTCTCCGAGGCCGACTGGGCCGAACTCCGCCAGGCCTTCGGCAACCAGCGCATGCTCGGTATGTCCCTGGACGCCGGCGGCCACCTCACCCATGGCTTCCGCCCGAACATCTCCGGCAAGATGTTCGACCAGCGCTCCTACGGCACCGACCCCGCCACCGGCCTCATCGACTACGAGGCCCTGCGCGCGACCGCCCAGGACTTCAAGCCGCTGATCATCGTCGCCGGCTACTCCGCCTACCCCCGTCTCGTGAACTTCCGGATCATGCGCGAGATCGCCGACGAGGTCGGCGCCACGCTGATGGTGGACATGGCGCACTTCGCGGGCCTCGTCGCCGGCAAGGTCCTCACCGGCGACTTCGACCCGGTACCGCACGCCCAGATCGTCACCACGACCACCCACAAGTCGCTGCGCGGCCCGCGCGGCGGCATGGTCCTGTGCGACGACTCCCTGAAGGACCAGGTCGACCGCGGCTGCCCGATGGTCCTCGGCGGCCCCCTCCCGCACGTCATGGCCGCCAAGGCCGTCGCCCTGGCCGAGGCCCGGCAGCCCGCCTTCCAGGACTACGCCCAGCGCATCGTCGACAACTCCCGGGCCCTCGCCGAGGGCCTGATGCGCCGGGGCGCCACCCTGGTCACCGGTGGCACCGACAACCACCTCAACCTGATCGACGTCGCCACCTCCTACGGTCTCACCGGCCGCCAGGCCGAGGCCGCGCTGCTCGACTCCGGCATCGTCACCAACCGCAACGCCATCCCGGCCGACCCGAACGGCGCCTGGTACACCTCCGGCATCCGCATCGGTACGCCCGCGCTGACCACACGTGGTCTGGGCACCGCCGAGATGGACGAGGTCGCCGGCCTGATCGACCGTGTCCTGACCACCACGGAGTCCGGCACCACCAAGTCGGGCGCCCCCTCCAAGGCACAGCACATCCTGGACGCGAAGGTCGCCGACGAGATCTCCCGCCGTGCCACCGACCTCGTCGCCGGCTTCCCGCTCTACCCGGAGATCGACCTCGGCTGA
- a CDS encoding FAD-binding oxidoreductase — MPADAAGAPPAPPPPTPGRTVPVTGWGRTAPTAARLLRPRTYDEAAAAVRACGARGGIARGLGRAYGDAAQNAGGTVLDMTGLDRVHAIDADDGTVLCDAGVSLHRLMEVLLPLGWFVPVTPGTRQVTVGGAIAADIHGKNHHVSGSFARHVLSLELLTADGGIRTVVPGTPLFDATAGGMGLTGVVLTATVRLLPVETSWMSVDTERARDLDDLLARLTAGDRHHRYSVAWIDLLARGASTGRAVLTRGDHAPLEALEPPGSPSTRAREGHSSSPRARGGLFSRGDAFRGNTLRRAAGPLEFRTSRLPAPPARVPEGLLGRTAVGLFNELWYRRAPRARTGELQRLSTFFHPLDGVPHWNRIYGRSGFVQYQFVVGYGHEEALRRIVDRISARRCSSFLAVLKGFGEGDPGWLSFPMPGWTLALDIPAGLPGLGTFLDTLDEEVAAADGRVYLAKDARLRPELLTAMYPRLPEFRALRRELDPGGVFVSDLARRLGL; from the coding sequence ATGCCAGCCGACGCCGCCGGGGCCCCTCCGGCTCCCCCACCCCCCACGCCCGGCCGGACCGTCCCCGTCACCGGCTGGGGCCGCACCGCCCCGACCGCCGCCCGTCTGCTGCGCCCGCGCACCTACGACGAGGCCGCGGCCGCCGTACGGGCGTGCGGGGCGCGCGGGGGGATCGCCCGGGGGCTGGGGCGGGCGTACGGGGACGCGGCGCAGAACGCGGGCGGCACCGTTCTCGACATGACCGGCCTCGACCGGGTCCACGCCATCGACGCGGACGACGGCACGGTCCTGTGCGACGCGGGCGTCTCGCTGCACCGGCTGATGGAGGTGCTGCTCCCCCTGGGCTGGTTCGTGCCGGTGACCCCCGGAACCCGCCAGGTGACCGTCGGCGGTGCCATCGCGGCCGACATCCACGGCAAGAACCACCACGTCTCCGGGTCGTTCGCCCGGCACGTCCTGTCCCTCGAACTGCTGACGGCGGACGGCGGGATCCGTACGGTCGTCCCCGGCACCCCCCTGTTCGACGCCACGGCCGGGGGCATGGGTCTGACCGGCGTCGTCCTCACCGCGACCGTACGGCTCCTGCCCGTCGAGACGTCCTGGATGTCCGTCGACACCGAACGCGCCCGCGACCTCGACGACCTCCTCGCCCGCCTGACGGCAGGCGACCGCCACCACCGCTACTCCGTCGCCTGGATCGACCTGCTCGCCCGGGGCGCGTCGACGGGCCGCGCGGTCCTCACCCGCGGCGACCACGCGCCCCTGGAGGCGCTGGAGCCGCCGGGATCACCGTCCACGCGCGCGCGTGAGGGGCACTCCTCGTCCCCACGCGCGCGTGGGGGGCTTTTCTCTCGCGGGGACGCGTTCCGCGGGAACACCCTCCGGCGGGCTGCCGGTCCGTTGGAATTCCGGACCAGCCGGCTCCCGGCGCCTCCCGCCCGCGTCCCGGAAGGCCTCCTGGGCCGTACGGCCGTCGGCCTCTTCAACGAACTCTGGTACCGCCGGGCCCCCCGGGCCCGCACCGGCGAACTCCAACGCCTCTCCACCTTCTTCCACCCCCTCGACGGGGTGCCGCACTGGAACCGGATCTACGGCAGGTCCGGCTTCGTGCAGTACCAGTTCGTCGTCGGGTACGGCCACGAGGAGGCCCTGCGCCGGATCGTCGACCGGATCTCCGCGCGCCGCTGCTCCTCCTTCCTCGCCGTGCTGAAGGGGTTCGGCGAGGGCGACCCCGGCTGGCTGTCCTTCCCGATGCCCGGCTGGACCCTCGCCCTGGACATCCCGGCGGGCCTGCCCGGCCTCGGCACCTTCCTGGACACGCTCGACGAGGAGGTCGCGGCCGCCGACGGCCGTGTCTACCTGGCCAAGGACGCCCGTCTGCGCCCCGAACTGCTGACCGCGATGTACCCCCGGCTGCCCGAGTTCCGCGCACTGCGGCGGGAGTTGGACCCGGGCGGCGTCTTCGTGTCGGACCTGGCCCGACGCCTCGGCCTCTGA
- a CDS encoding 2'-5' RNA ligase family protein, with product MGTVTIGVSIAVPEPHGSQLQELRAGFGDAAAHGIPTHVTLLPPTEVGGGELPAIEAHLAEVAAAGRPFPMRLSGTGSFRPLSPVVFVRIVEGAEACTWLQKQVRDASGPVARELNFPYHPHVTVAHGIAEEAMDRAFEELSGYEAQWPCTGFALYEQGPDAVWRKLREFAFGGSVVPSQAGAPVGDTTLPTR from the coding sequence GTGGGGACCGTAACGATCGGTGTGTCGATCGCGGTCCCGGAGCCCCACGGCAGCCAGCTCCAGGAGCTGCGCGCGGGCTTCGGCGACGCCGCGGCTCACGGCATCCCCACGCATGTCACGCTGCTGCCGCCGACCGAGGTCGGCGGCGGCGAGCTGCCGGCGATCGAAGCGCATCTCGCCGAGGTCGCGGCGGCCGGCCGGCCGTTCCCGATGCGGCTGTCCGGCACGGGCTCGTTCCGCCCGCTGTCGCCCGTGGTGTTCGTGCGGATCGTCGAGGGTGCCGAGGCGTGCACCTGGCTGCAGAAGCAGGTCCGGGACGCCTCGGGGCCGGTGGCACGCGAGCTGAACTTCCCCTACCACCCGCACGTCACCGTCGCGCACGGCATCGCCGAGGAGGCGATGGACCGGGCGTTCGAGGAGCTCTCCGGATACGAGGCCCAGTGGCCCTGCACCGGCTTCGCGCTCTACGAGCAGGGCCCCGACGCGGTCTGGCGCAAGCTGCGCGAGTTCGCGTTCGGCGGATCGGTCGTCCCGTCGCAGGCGGGGGCGCCGGTGGGGGACACGACACTTCCCACGCGCTGA
- a CDS encoding RNA polymerase sigma factor, translated as MRTREGGRIVDEAAVIARVRAGEPEAYAELVRAHTGIALRAARALGAGADAEDVVQQAFFKAYCSLGRFRDGSAFRPWLLSIVANETRNTVRTAGRQRTLADREAAFVEAEPLIPSSADPALAALAIERRVALLGALEKLSEEHRLVVTYRYLLEMDEPETAAALGWPRGTVKSRLSRALRRLGRLLPEFEPGKALEKTGGGEGDG; from the coding sequence GTGAGAACGCGGGAGGGGGGCCGCATCGTCGATGAGGCCGCGGTGATCGCACGCGTACGCGCCGGGGAGCCGGAGGCGTATGCGGAGCTGGTGCGCGCCCACACGGGCATCGCGCTGCGGGCGGCCCGGGCGCTCGGCGCCGGTGCGGACGCGGAGGACGTGGTGCAGCAGGCCTTCTTCAAGGCGTACTGCTCACTGGGCCGCTTCCGGGACGGCTCCGCGTTCCGGCCGTGGCTGCTGTCGATCGTGGCCAATGAGACGAGGAACACAGTGCGGACAGCGGGGCGTCAGCGGACCCTGGCCGACCGTGAGGCGGCGTTCGTCGAGGCCGAGCCGTTGATACCGTCCTCGGCCGACCCGGCCCTCGCCGCGCTGGCCATAGAGCGCCGCGTCGCGCTCCTGGGCGCCCTGGAGAAGCTGAGCGAGGAACACCGGCTGGTCGTCACCTACCGCTATCTGCTGGAGATGGACGAGCCGGAGACGGCGGCGGCCCTCGGCTGGCCCCGGGGGACGGTGAAGTCCCGCCTGAGCCGGGCGCTGCGCAGGCTGGGCCGTCTGCTGCCGGAGTTCGAGCCGGGCAAGGCCCTGGAGAAGACGGGAGGAGGTGAGGGAGATGGATGA